In the Corvus cornix cornix isolate S_Up_H32 chromosome 18, ASM73873v5, whole genome shotgun sequence genome, one interval contains:
- the MXRA7 gene encoding matrix-remodeling-associated protein 7 isoform X5 has protein sequence MDLAVDLYLAVPLLFTVLALVLASVFLRLRGGGGERAAERPQEPAAEPAREGGPGGEAAAATEGPEDEGSRVPVEEVGAGDEGKEAVAEQREAPAEPGPAAEPSPAAAESIPRQPPAEPRQPPAEPRQHPEEPRQHPAEPQQPGHREDAESKIPPLGASPGSSLGHTGQAEDTCGHAALSSHAEEEEVDSENEKLVVREPEDEDAADETFSFKYSPGKLRGNQYKSMMSKEELEEEQRIELTSDLTSL, from the exons ATGGACCTGGCCGTGGACTTGTACCTGGCCGTCCCGCTGCTCTTCACCGTCCTGGCCCTCGTCCTCGCCTCCGTCTTCCTGAGGctgcggggaggcggcggcgagcgggcggcggagcggccCCAGGAGCCCGCGGCGGAGCCGGCTCGGGAGGGCGGCCCCGGGGGCGAAGCAGCGGCAGCGACCGAAGGGCCGGAGGACGAGGGCAGCCGGGTGCCGGTGGAGGAGGTCGGGGCGGGCGACGAGGGGAAGGAGGCGGTCGCCGAGCAGCGGGAGGCGCCGGCGGAGCCGGGCCCCGCGGCCGAGCCCAGCCCCGCGGCGGCCGAGAGCATCCCCCGGCAGCCGCCCGCGGAGCCCCGGCAGCCGCCCGCGGAGCCCCGGCAGCATCCTGAGGAGCCCCGGCAGcatcctgcagagccccagcagcccgGGCACCGAGAGGATGCGGAGAGCAAG ATACCACCATTGGGTGCCTCGCCTGGATCCAGCCTCGGGCACACAGGACAAGCAGAGGACACGTGTGGCCACGCAGCACTTTCCAGCCATGCAGAG GAGGAAGAGGTGGACTCAGAAAACGAGAAGCTGGTGGTGAGAGAGCCggaggatgaggatg ctgcagatgagacgttttcttttaaatacagtcCTGGAAAGCTGAGGGGAAACCAGTACAAGTCAATGATGTCCAAAGAAGAACTAGAGGAAGAACAAAG
- the MXRA7 gene encoding matrix-remodeling-associated protein 7 isoform X4: MDLAVDLYLAVPLLFTVLALVLASVFLRLRGGGGERAAERPQEPAAEPAREGGPGGEAAAATEGPEDEGSRVPVEEVGAGDEGKEAVAEQREAPAEPGPAAEPSPAAAESIPRQPPAEPRQPPAEPRQHPEEPRQHPAEPQQPGHREDAESKIPPLGASPGSSLGHTGQAEDTCGHAALSSHAEEEEVDSENEKLVVREPEDEDAADETFSFKYSPGKLRGNQYKSMMSKEELEEEQRPEDYMKLSLASS; the protein is encoded by the exons ATGGACCTGGCCGTGGACTTGTACCTGGCCGTCCCGCTGCTCTTCACCGTCCTGGCCCTCGTCCTCGCCTCCGTCTTCCTGAGGctgcggggaggcggcggcgagcgggcggcggagcggccCCAGGAGCCCGCGGCGGAGCCGGCTCGGGAGGGCGGCCCCGGGGGCGAAGCAGCGGCAGCGACCGAAGGGCCGGAGGACGAGGGCAGCCGGGTGCCGGTGGAGGAGGTCGGGGCGGGCGACGAGGGGAAGGAGGCGGTCGCCGAGCAGCGGGAGGCGCCGGCGGAGCCGGGCCCCGCGGCCGAGCCCAGCCCCGCGGCGGCCGAGAGCATCCCCCGGCAGCCGCCCGCGGAGCCCCGGCAGCCGCCCGCGGAGCCCCGGCAGCATCCTGAGGAGCCCCGGCAGcatcctgcagagccccagcagcccgGGCACCGAGAGGATGCGGAGAGCAAG ATACCACCATTGGGTGCCTCGCCTGGATCCAGCCTCGGGCACACAGGACAAGCAGAGGACACGTGTGGCCACGCAGCACTTTCCAGCCATGCAGAG GAGGAAGAGGTGGACTCAGAAAACGAGAAGCTGGTGGTGAGAGAGCCggaggatgaggatg ctgcagatgagacgttttcttttaaatacagtcCTGGAAAGCTGAGGGGAAACCAGTACAAGTCAATGATGTCCAAAGAAGAACTAGAGGAAGAACAAAG